In Mesorhizobium sp., the genomic stretch CGAGGGCACTTCTCGACTTGTGCCTCGATACGGAGATCCAGCTTAAAAGGGTGCGTGGCGAACGGTTTGGGCCACGGCTGATCGACATCGACGTGCTGCTCTATGGGACGCGGTCGGTAAAGGAGAACGGGTTGGAAATCCCGCACCCGCGGATGTTCCTGCGCGCCTTTGTTCTTGTGCCGCTGACTGAGATCGCTCCCGGCCTGACAATCGGCAAGGTCAAGGTCGCAAGCTATCTTTCCGGGCTCGACGCGAATGGCATCGACAAGCTGACCGCGGACGGAACCTGGTGGAAAGGGTGACTACTCGGAAGCGACCGTCGCCACAGGCGCGTCACCGGTCCGCTTTAAGTCCATCGCGATGACCCGGACCATCTGGCGGTCGACCTTGACGGATACGCTGACGTTCATCGAATCCTTGTTCGGCAGGCGAGCGCTCATCGCACCGTTCAACTGGTTGCGCGAGATCGAGAAGGTGACCTTCCTTCCATCGACGCTTCCGGACACGATATCGAGCCCTTCGCCTGCCGCACCGTCGAGGAAGGTCCCGCGGTAGCCGCGACCCTTGCGCTCGACCGTCGCCGACATGCGCTGCGAGAAGACGCCGACGCGGCATGAACCGTCGAGCTTCATTCCGACCTTGCCGGTCGGCGATGAACCGTTCAGCCGGCAGGTGAACTTCGTGCCCTTGTATTTGCCTGCGACGATCTCGCCCGGTCCAGTCCACACGCCCTGAACCGAACGGAAGAACTGTTCGTCGCTGTCCGCGGCATACCCGGCCGGGGGCGAAGCGAGCACCGGCAGGGCGGCCGCGAGCGAAAGAATGGCAGTTCGGTTCACGCGCATGATGTCGGGTCCGGCGGTTCTCAGGGGCAGGGTCGACCGGAGCATGGCCGCGATTGGTTAATGCTTCGTCACCCGCCCTTTAGCTCTTAGCATGCGCGACGCGGCCGCGCGAGGCAAGTTCAAACCTCTTCGCCCGCCCCGGCCTCGCGCTTGCGGGAGGTGAATGTGGCAAGTGCGGAGGCGAAATCGCCCATACCGGGGCGCTTCACTGCATCGAACGGGAAGGGGCGGGCGGCCTCCATCGCGGCGATGCCGATTCGCACCGTCATCATTCCGTTGACCACGCCTTCGCCGAGCTTCGCCGAGATGCGGGCTGCAAGCCCGTGCCCGACCAGCTGCTGGATGACGCTGTCGCCGGCCGCGATCGAGCCGGTGACGGCGAGGTGGGCCAGAACGCTGCGGGTCAGCCTGAAGAAGCCGAGAGTGCCGGGCCGGCCACCGTACAGTTCCGACATTCGCCGCACCAGCCGGCCGGCTTCCCACAGGACATAGCCCAGGTCCACGAGCGCCCGCGGGCTGACGGCGGTGACGATCGACACCCGCTTGGCGGCGTCGAGAATGAGGTCTTTGGCCTTCTCGTCCAGCGGGGCCAGGATTTCAGCCTCGGCATAGCGCAGGAAGTCGGCGCCATCGATGATCTCGCCTTTCAGATCGACCACGGCCCGGCGTCCGGCCGCCGTCTCGGGCTTCTTGCCGACGAGCACGACCAGGTCGGCAACCGCGGCGCGCGCCGACTTGCTATCATCGGCGCGCGACGCCTGCTCGGCCCGTGCGCGAAGTGCTTCGACGGATACGAGGCGTGCGAGCGCATAGAGTTCGCGCACGAGGATCGCCAGGAACGTGACCAGCACGGTGCCGGCTAGCGCGATACCCAGCCAGCCCAGCCATTCGCTTCGGCCGAAAAGGTCCCGAATGAGCCGTTCCGCCCAGAGGGCGGCGGCCAGCGAAAGCAACGTACCGAGTGCACCGAAGAAGAGAGCGCCGAGGCGCGACGGCGGCCTCGGCTTCAGCGGCGCCGGCGGCGCGAGCGCGTCCAGGCCATCCTGCTCGAAGACGTCGATCTCCGCCGGTACGACGAGAACCGCCTCCTCCTTGCGGACCGCGCGTGGCTTGCGGACAGGCTCAGGCTCCGGGCCCGCGGCCTGCGGTTCCGGCGTGAGCCGGAAGGATGCCGGCTGGCGTGGTTGCGTCATGCCAATGCGTCTCCGACGAGGAACTGAAGGGCACGGTCGAGGCGAATATGCGGGAGCGACAAGGTTAGGCCGTCCGCCGTCCGCTCGAGCTTCGGGGGACGGAAACGAACGAAACGGATGGCGGTCCTTTCACCCCTGTCCTTGAACACCGACTCCGGCTTCTTGGGCAGGTCCCCGGGGAAGATGGCCGTCTCCGTATCGCCGTCGAACGTCTCGTCGCCAATGGTCTCGCCCTTGAGCGGCGTGCCGATGATGACGGGAAGCGTCTCGCCGCGCTGCTTCACCGTGCCCTCGCGCGTTGCCCGGATCGCCGCCATGGCGAGGACATCCACTTTCGCGCCGGTTAGGTCGGCGCGCTGAACGGCCCGCTCGGCGAGACGGCGGACGATCGCCTGCAGTCGGTCGTGGCTTTCGTGATGGATGTGGTCGGCCTTGGTCGCGGCGATCAGGATGCGGTCGATCCGCCGGGCGAAGAGGCCGGTGAGGAAATTCGTCGATCCGGGCCGGAAGCAGGCGAGAATCTCCGTCAGCGCGCGCTCGAGATCGGCGACCGCCCCGCTGCCGGCGTTCAACGCCTGCATGGCGTCGATCAGAACGATCTGCCGGTCGAGCCTGGTGATGTGTTCGCGAAAGAACGGTTTCACCACATGCGTCTTATAGGCCTCGTAGCGCCGCTGCATCATCGCATGCAGCGAACCGTGGCGGGGCTTCGCGCCAGTCACGCCGGGCAGCGGAGCGAAGGTCAGGGCAGGCGAGCCTTCCAGGTCGCCAGGCATGAGGAACCGGCCGGGTGGCAAGGTCGACAGCGCCCGGCTGTCCGCCTTGCAGGCCTTGAGATAGGCGGTAAAGCTCTCGGCGAGCCGCCGCGCCGTCATCTCGTCGGCCTCCGCAGCTGGGTCGACGGCCTTCGCCTCCCGCCGCCAGGCATCGGAGAGGTCGGCTCGCACATCGAGGGCGGCGAGGTCGAAGGAATCCCTCGAAAACTGCTCGAAATCCTTGCCGAGGAGCGGAAGGTCGAGGAGCCATTCGCCCGGGTAGTCGACGATGTCGATGGACAAGCGGCCAGCCGCGAACGTCCGGCGCCAGGCGGAAGCCGATTCGAACTCGACGGTCAGTCGCAACTCGGAGATGGCCCGGGTCGAATCCGGCCACACGCGATCCGACAGCAGCGCCGCGACATGATCCTCGTACTGGAAACGCGGCACCGCGTCGTCCGGCTGGTGTTCAAGAAATGCTTTCGTCAGCCTTCCCGACTTGCGCGCGTCGAACAGGGGCAGGCGACCGCCATGGATGAGATTGTGTACGAGCGCGGTGATGAAGACCGTCTTGCCGGCGCGGGACAGGCCGGTCACGCCGAGCCGCAGCGAAGGGCTGGCCAATCCAGTCAGCCGCCCAGCAAGGGTGTCGAGCGCGATGCGCGCCTCGTCCGTCAGAGTTGTATGCGACGCCAATGCGATTGCCTCGTCATGCCCCGCCTACGAGGCGCTGCTTTCCGATATAGGCAAGGCTGACGGGCATTGGAATGGCTCCGACGGGAGTACTGCCCTTCATGCGATCGGGGTATAAAACGCTTCGAGAAACCCGCGGGATGGCGCGACTACACCAAATCCGCCGTCGAAATCGATCACGGCCAGCCCGCAGGTCGGAAAGCCGTTCGCCCTTGCACCGGTGGCCTCGTCCCGGCCGTCGCGCGCGAGGGCAAAGCAGACATCTTCAATCATCGGATTGTGGCCGACGATCAGCAAGGAGTCGACCGCGTCGTTGTCGCGTATGAAGTTCAGATACCCGGTGGCGTCGGTGATGTAGAGCTGGTCGGTGACGATCGTGTCCGTCACGGGAACGTGCCGCATGACAGCGTCCCAGGTCTCGCGCGCCCGCCTTGCTGACGAACAAATCACCCGTTCCGGGACGACGCCTTCGCGCGCCATCACCGCGCCCATCGCGTCGGCGTCGGCGCGGCCGGTCGCGTCGAGCGGCCGGTCGAAGTCGCGCATGCCGGGCTCGGCCCAGGCCGCGCGGGCATGGCGCAACAGAAGAAGACGACTCATTCCCGCACTCCCCTCGTTCCCGCCGGCCCCTCGGCGTATGCTTGCCCCTTCGTCTAGTGAATGGCGTGATATCGCGCAATCCGTCTGGAGCCGACCCGACGCGGCCCGCGCGAACAGAGACGAAAGTCGTAATCAAAACAGATTGTTGCCGAGATGGCCGAGATTTCCGCGGATTGCGGCGAAATGCGCCGGACGCCGATGTTCAACTGGCGTGACTTTTGCGTGAGAGGCTTTGCCTTTCCGCTTGTGCGGTCCCGGGACGACGAATATATAGGCGCCCGGGGTAGCTGTTCTGGGGTGACTCGATGAGCCTGATCACTGAACTCAACTATGTGCCCACTGACGATGAGCCGTTCATGAACGATCGTCAGAAGGCCTACTTCCGCTCCAAACTGATCACGTGGAAGGGAGATATCCTCAGAGAGGCCCGCGAGACCCTCGAAGTCCTCCAGCAGGAGAACGCGAACCATCCCGACCTCGCCGACAGGGCGTCATCGGAAACGGATCGCGCCATCGAGCTGCGTGCGCGCGACCGCCAGCGGAAGTTGATCGCCAAGATCGACGCCGCCTTGCAGAGGCTCGACGAAGGGACGTACGGCTATTGCGAGGAGACCGGCGAGCCGATTTCTCTCAAGCGTCTCGATGCACGTCCGATCGCGACTCTGTCGATCGAGGCGCAGGAACGCCACGAGCGCCGCGAGAAGGTCTATCGCGACGACTGAACGGCGCAGTCGTTGCGATCGGAACGATGGTTCGGTCGCGCGAGGAAATCTTATTTTCTTTTGGATATTTCACCGAGCAGCTTGTTCATCTGCTCGTCAAGCGACGCGTCCGGCCTTGCCGGCCCCGCATTCTTGCCTTGGCCGGACAGAGGCGCCTCCTGTTGAAGGGATACTGACAGTTCCTTCATGAGCGCGTCGTCGAGCGCGTTCACCTGCGGCATCCGCGGCGCGGCCGGCTTCGATGGATCGAAATGCCGGGGAGCCTGCGCCGATGCACCCGGCTTCATCGCGGCAGGCGGCGGCGGCGGGGCGGGCATCGGCATCGCCGGACGCGGCAGGGTAACATTCGGCGGAGGAAAAGCGGGCCGTGCGGGCACGACCGGTTCGACCGGACGGGGCGGCTCCGCCGGACGAGGGGAAGCCTGCGTCGGTCTGATCTGGGCCCGGGCACGAGCGAGTTCGGGCGAGGTCTGGGCGGCATCGACCGCGGTCTCGTGATGATGTTCGGTTGGCCGCGCGGCGCGGGCGGCGATGCGGATGTCACGCTCGATCACCACGTCCGTCGGCCCGCCGATCAGCACGAGGTGTTCGACATCGTCGCGCCGAACCAGGACAAGCCTGCGCCGGCTGTCGATCGGCGCGGCATCCATGACGGCGAGGCGCGTCCTGCGATTGCGTCCGCCTGCCACGAATGTGCCGCCGCCGAAGCCCCGAATCAGCCGAATCAGGCCGAGCACGACGATGAGAAGCAGCAATGCAAACGCGATCCACAGGATGGCGTTGGCATAGCCTTCAGGCAGCGCGCTCTGAATCGTCTCAATCACATCCATGCCCGGAACTCCCGCCGCTTCGACAATCTATGCACCCCTCGGACGCCGCCGCAAGGTCGCAGTTTCGGCTCGGAAAAAGCGCAGCTTCACGGGCAGGGCCTTTCCGGCGGTACCAGAATATGATTCAAGCGGCTATGCGGGGCGCGAAGGCGTCGTCGGGGGCGCACGAGGCTGGGGACGAATGGCCAAAGAGACAAGCCGTGACTTCTATCCGGCTCCGGTCGTCGATCAGAATTCCCGGCCCGGAGCGATCACGCGGCTGATCGTCTTTGCCGTCGTGCTCATCCCGCTCGCGGTCGTCTTCCTGACGTTCCGCGAAAGGTTGGGCGATCCCTTTCTGATCGGCATGCTCGGCATGCTGGCCATGATCGGCGTCGGCTACCTGTTTTTGACCGCGATCGGTTTCGTCCAGTTCGCTCCCCGCTCGACCAATGACGAACTCTCGAAAGCATTCGTGGATTCGATGCGTCAGGGCCTCATCGTCACGGATGGACGCGGCCGCATCATCTATGCCAACCGTGCCTATGCCGACATGACGGGGGCCGCGGCTCCGGCGGATATCAAAACGGTCGAGGCCTTGCTTTCCGACAATCCCGAAGCGGGAGCGACGATCGTTAGCCTCGCTTCCCAATTGAAGGACGGGCGGGATGGCGACGGCGAATTCAGGCTGTCCCAGGCGATCCGCCCCGGATCGGACCCGGGCGCGCGGTGGTACAGAGTACGGGCGCGGACGTTCAACATGCGCTCCCGCCGCCAGCCGCTCTATGCCTGGCAATTGTCGGACATCTCCGCTGAGCGGGCCGAGCAGGAGCGCTTCTTCCAGGACCTCCAGCAGGCGATCGACCATCTCGACCACGCGCCCGCGGGCTTCTTCTCCGCCGATGCCGCCGGCCGCGTCACCTATATCAACGCGACGCTGGCGGAATGGCTGGGGATCGATCTCGCCGGTTTCGTGCCGGGCGCCGTAACCTTGCCGGAAATCATCGCGGGCGACGGGATGGCGCTGGTGCGGGCGGTGAAGGCGGAGCCCGGCGCGACCCGCAACGCCGTCATCGATCTCGACCTCGCCACCAGCAAGGGCGAGGCCTTGCCCGTCCGCTTCATGCATCGCGTGACCGCTAGTCGGGAGGGCGTGCAGGGCGCCACGAGGACCATCGTCCTCAACCGGACGCAGGGCGAGGATTCCTCGGCCGATCTGCGGGCATCGGAAGTCCGCTTCACCCGCTTCTTCAATTCGACGCCGATGGCGATCGCGGGTGTCGACGCGAATGGGCGGATCCTGCGGACGAACGCGCCGTTCCTGATGCTGTTCTCCAGCGTCGTCGACCAGGCCGCCGTCGACCGCCGCGCGCGGCTCGATACGGTCATTCACCCGCGTGACCGCGATGCCTTCGCTGCGGCAATCGAGAAGGCGAAGCTGCTGCAGGCCGACATCGCGCCGATCGACACTGTCCTGCCGGACAATGAGGAGCGCCATATGCGCTTCTACGTCAGCGCGGTCGCGGACGGGGGGGGAACCCAGGGCGCCGAGGAAGCTGCCATCGTCTACGCGGTGGAGACGACGGAGCAGAAGGCCCTCGAGGCGCAGATGGCCCAAGGCCAGAAGATGCAGGCCGTCGGGCAGCTCGCCGGCGGCATCGCGCACGACTTCAACAACGTGCTCACCGCCATCATCATGGCGTCCGACCTGCTTCTGACCAACCACAGGCCGTCCGATCCGTCCTTCCCGGACATCATGAACATCAAGCAGAATGCCAACCGCGCCGCCTCGCTGGTGCGCCAGCTGCTCGCCTTCTCGCGTCGCCAGACGCTGCGGCCCGAGGTGCTCAATCTGACGGACGTCCTGGCCGATGTACGCATGCTCCTGACGCGCCTCGTCGGCAGCAATGTTCGGCTCAAGATCGACCACGGAAGGGATCTCTGGCCGGTGCGGGCGGATCTGGGCCAATTCGAGCAGGTGATCGTCAATCTTGCCGTCAATGCGCGCGACGCCATGCCCGACGGCGGCGACGTCACGATCAGAAGCCGGAACATTGCCTCCGGCGAATCCGCCGAGTTCGGCTATCGCGAACTCGCCGCCGGCGACTACGTGCTGGTCGAGGTCGAGGATACCGGAACCGGCATTGCGCCCGAGGTGCTGAAGAAGATCTTCGAGCCGTTCTTCACCACCAAGGAGGTGGGGAAGGGCACCGGTCTCGGCCTGTCGATGGTTTACGGCATCATCAAGCAGACGGGCGGCTATATCTTCTGCGATTCGGAGGTCGGCAAGGGTTCGGTCTTCCGCATCTTCCTGCCGCGCTATGTCCCCGGCTCGGCCGTCGCCGAGCAATCGGCCGGCGACACCAAGGCTGACGCCAGGACGGCCACTCCGGCCGCCAAGGCCGACGTATCGAAGGACCTGTCCGGCTCGGCGACCGTTCTTCTGGTCGAGGATGAGGATGCCGTCCGCATGGGCGGCGTGCGCGCCCTGAGGTCCCGCGGCTACGAGGTGCACGAGGCCTCGTCGGGCGTCGAGGCGCTGGAAATCTACGAGGCGCTGGAGGGTAAGATCGACATCGTCGTGTCCGACGTGGTGATGCCCGAGATGGACGGTCCGACGCTGCTCGGCGAACTGCGCAAGCGTAATCCCGATATCAAGTTCGTCTTCGTCTCGGGCTACGCCGAGGATGCATTCGCGCGAAACCTGCCGGAAGACGCCAAGTTCGGCTTCCTGCCAAAGCCGTTCTCGCTGAAGCAGCTTGCGACGGTCGTGAAAGACATCCTCGCGCAGTAGTCAGCTTCCTGCCTAAATGATGATCAACCTAAAATGTTGCTCATTTTTTAAGCACGTCCTCGGCGCCGATGCGTAAATCTTCGTCACCAGAGTGTTAACCCGTCGCGAGGTGAGGGTGGCCGATGCGGGGCTTCCGGAGCGGAACTTGCTGAAAACGTGACTCCGATGCGGGGAAACTTCCCTCAGGCGCATCTGGCATGGCCGTTGCATGCACTCTTGCGGTGCAACAGCCCATCGCCGGAGGTTTCAAAACATGAGGGGTTACAACTTGCCATTCAACGGACTGATCAAAGCAGGCGCATTTGCCGCGGGCATGCTCGCGGCGTCTTCCGTCTTCGCCCAGGAAGACACC encodes the following:
- the cckA gene encoding cell cycle histidine kinase CckA, with the translated sequence MAKETSRDFYPAPVVDQNSRPGAITRLIVFAVVLIPLAVVFLTFRERLGDPFLIGMLGMLAMIGVGYLFLTAIGFVQFAPRSTNDELSKAFVDSMRQGLIVTDGRGRIIYANRAYADMTGAAAPADIKTVEALLSDNPEAGATIVSLASQLKDGRDGDGEFRLSQAIRPGSDPGARWYRVRARTFNMRSRRQPLYAWQLSDISAERAEQERFFQDLQQAIDHLDHAPAGFFSADAAGRVTYINATLAEWLGIDLAGFVPGAVTLPEIIAGDGMALVRAVKAEPGATRNAVIDLDLATSKGEALPVRFMHRVTASREGVQGATRTIVLNRTQGEDSSADLRASEVRFTRFFNSTPMAIAGVDANGRILRTNAPFLMLFSSVVDQAAVDRRARLDTVIHPRDRDAFAAAIEKAKLLQADIAPIDTVLPDNEERHMRFYVSAVADGGGTQGAEEAAIVYAVETTEQKALEAQMAQGQKMQAVGQLAGGIAHDFNNVLTAIIMASDLLLTNHRPSDPSFPDIMNIKQNANRAASLVRQLLAFSRRQTLRPEVLNLTDVLADVRMLLTRLVGSNVRLKIDHGRDLWPVRADLGQFEQVIVNLAVNARDAMPDGGDVTIRSRNIASGESAEFGYRELAAGDYVLVEVEDTGTGIAPEVLKKIFEPFFTTKEVGKGTGLGLSMVYGIIKQTGGYIFCDSEVGKGSVFRIFLPRYVPGSAVAEQSAGDTKADARTATPAAKADVSKDLSGSATVLLVEDEDAVRMGGVRALRSRGYEVHEASSGVEALEIYEALEGKIDIVVSDVVMPEMDGPTLLGELRKRNPDIKFVFVSGYAEDAFARNLPEDAKFGFLPKPFSLKQLATVVKDILAQ
- a CDS encoding flagellar biosynthetic protein FliO; this translates as MDVIETIQSALPEGYANAILWIAFALLLLIVVLGLIRLIRGFGGGTFVAGGRNRRTRLAVMDAAPIDSRRRLVLVRRDDVEHLVLIGGPTDVVIERDIRIAARAARPTEHHHETAVDAAQTSPELARARAQIRPTQASPRPAEPPRPVEPVVPARPAFPPPNVTLPRPAMPMPAPPPPPAAMKPGASAQAPRHFDPSKPAAPRMPQVNALDDALMKELSVSLQQEAPLSGQGKNAGPARPDASLDEQMNKLLGEISKRK
- a CDS encoding histidine phosphatase family protein, which gives rise to MSRLLLLRHARAAWAEPGMRDFDRPLDATGRADADAMGAVMAREGVVPERVICSSARRARETWDAVMRHVPVTDTIVTDQLYITDATGYLNFIRDNDAVDSLLIVGHNPMIEDVCFALARDGRDEATGARANGFPTCGLAVIDFDGGFGVVAPSRGFLEAFYTPIA
- a CDS encoding YcjF family protein, producing the protein MTQPRQPASFRLTPEPQAAGPEPEPVRKPRAVRKEEAVLVVPAEIDVFEQDGLDALAPPAPLKPRPPSRLGALFFGALGTLLSLAAALWAERLIRDLFGRSEWLGWLGIALAGTVLVTFLAILVRELYALARLVSVEALRARAEQASRADDSKSARAAVADLVVLVGKKPETAAGRRAVVDLKGEIIDGADFLRYAEAEILAPLDEKAKDLILDAAKRVSIVTAVSPRALVDLGYVLWEAGRLVRRMSELYGGRPGTLGFFRLTRSVLAHLAVTGSIAAGDSVIQQLVGHGLAARISAKLGEGVVNGMMTVRIGIAAMEAARPFPFDAVKRPGMGDFASALATFTSRKREAGAGEEV
- the dksA gene encoding RNA polymerase-binding protein DksA — its product is MSLITELNYVPTDDEPFMNDRQKAYFRSKLITWKGDILREARETLEVLQQENANHPDLADRASSETDRAIELRARDRQRKLIAKIDAALQRLDEGTYGYCEETGEPISLKRLDARPIATLSIEAQERHERREKVYRDD
- the folK gene encoding 2-amino-4-hydroxy-6-hydroxymethyldihydropteridine diphosphokinase, which codes for MPGPVDEVVAYLGLGGNIGDPRTAMANALRAIDADRRTDVVKVSSLYLTPPWGKLDQPPFQNAVAEVRTRRSPRALLDLCLDTEIQLKRVRGERFGPRLIDIDVLLYGTRSVKENGLEIPHPRMFLRAFVLVPLTEIAPGLTIGKVKVASYLSGLDANGIDKLTADGTWWKG
- a CDS encoding YcjX family protein; translation: MASHTTLTDEARIALDTLAGRLTGLASPSLRLGVTGLSRAGKTVFITALVHNLIHGGRLPLFDARKSGRLTKAFLEHQPDDAVPRFQYEDHVAALLSDRVWPDSTRAISELRLTVEFESASAWRRTFAAGRLSIDIVDYPGEWLLDLPLLGKDFEQFSRDSFDLAALDVRADLSDAWRREAKAVDPAAEADEMTARRLAESFTAYLKACKADSRALSTLPPGRFLMPGDLEGSPALTFAPLPGVTGAKPRHGSLHAMMQRRYEAYKTHVVKPFFREHITRLDRQIVLIDAMQALNAGSGAVADLERALTEILACFRPGSTNFLTGLFARRIDRILIAATKADHIHHESHDRLQAIVRRLAERAVQRADLTGAKVDVLAMAAIRATREGTVKQRGETLPVIIGTPLKGETIGDETFDGDTETAIFPGDLPKKPESVFKDRGERTAIRFVRFRPPKLERTADGLTLSLPHIRLDRALQFLVGDALA